From Desulfobacterales bacterium, a single genomic window includes:
- the ligA gene encoding NAD-dependent DNA ligase LigA, whose product MPNANPPELIERVAWLRRELHRHNHRYYVLDDPEISDNAYDRLLQELTEIETAHPSLVTPDSPTMRVGAPPLASFETAPHAIAMLSLDNAFNDSDILDFDQRVRKLLETKDPVLYTAEPKLDGIAVEIVYRDGRLTLSTTRGDGVNGEVITDNMRTIRAVPLILQPGPDGGVPPLLEVRGEVFISLAGFEALNNRRQSEGLPLFANPRNAAAGSLRQLDSAVTAARPLDIFLYGVGRTDGLRVSSHWDMLCRLKSFGFKINPLIRPRIPINEVLAFHRELESKRQELSYEIDGMVVKVDDLALRERLGEKSRSPRWAIAYKFKAVQETTRLLNIEVQVGRTGALTPVAILEPVKVGGVTVSRATLHNEDEIAQKDIRIGDRVFVERAGDVIPKVVKPILSSRTGAETIFHMPRTCPACGAGTIREKSETGDPLEAATRCINTACPAQLKERIKHFAAKGAFNIEGLGDKLVEQLVEKGLIVSSADLFLLNRYTLSALDRMGAKSAQNLIDAIEKSKSVSFDRFLFGLGIRYVGENVAQILSGHYRHIDDLAFATEEELTAIDGIGGVIAKSIVAFFQHAGNKDLVTRLLENGVVISYQKEKPAGAAPLSGKTFVLTGTLSSMPRSEAKMKITALGGKVAGSVSSKTDYLVAGSDSGSKLAKAESLGVTVIDEATLMNLLS is encoded by the coding sequence ATGCCAAACGCCAATCCCCCTGAACTCATTGAAAGAGTTGCGTGGCTTCGCCGCGAGCTTCACCGGCACAACCATCGGTATTATGTGCTGGATGATCCTGAAATTTCGGACAACGCATACGACCGGTTGCTGCAAGAACTGACCGAAATTGAAACGGCGCATCCCTCCCTGGTCACTCCCGATTCGCCGACGATGCGGGTGGGAGCGCCCCCGCTGGCAAGCTTTGAAACCGCCCCGCATGCCATTGCCATGCTGAGCCTGGACAACGCCTTTAATGATTCGGATATTCTGGACTTTGATCAGCGGGTTCGGAAATTGCTGGAAACAAAAGATCCGGTGCTTTATACAGCGGAACCGAAACTGGACGGCATCGCCGTGGAAATCGTTTACCGGGACGGCAGGCTGACACTCAGCACCACGCGCGGCGACGGGGTGAACGGAGAAGTCATTACGGACAACATGCGCACCATTCGCGCCGTTCCGCTCATTCTGCAGCCGGGTCCGGACGGCGGAGTGCCGCCGCTGCTGGAAGTACGAGGCGAGGTATTTATCAGCCTTGCCGGCTTTGAAGCCCTGAACAACCGTCGCCAGTCCGAAGGACTTCCCCTTTTCGCCAACCCCAGAAATGCAGCGGCAGGCTCTCTGCGCCAACTGGACTCAGCCGTCACCGCCGCCAGGCCACTGGATATTTTTCTCTACGGCGTCGGCCGAACCGATGGCCTTCGGGTTTCTTCTCATTGGGACATGCTGTGCCGGCTGAAATCTTTCGGCTTTAAAATCAATCCGCTCATAAGGCCCCGAATACCGATCAACGAAGTCTTGGCCTTTCACCGGGAACTGGAATCAAAACGCCAAGAACTTTCCTACGAGATCGATGGCATGGTCGTCAAAGTGGATGATCTTGCCCTGCGCGAGCGGCTCGGGGAAAAATCCCGCAGCCCCAGATGGGCGATTGCGTATAAATTCAAAGCCGTTCAGGAAACCACCCGGCTGCTGAATATCGAAGTCCAGGTTGGGCGAACCGGCGCTTTGACACCGGTGGCCATTTTAGAACCGGTAAAGGTCGGCGGCGTCACGGTCAGCCGCGCCACGCTGCACAACGAGGACGAAATCGCCCAGAAAGATATCCGTATCGGAGATAGGGTGTTTGTGGAACGGGCCGGTGATGTCATTCCCAAGGTGGTAAAACCGATCCTCTCCAGCCGCACCGGCGCGGAAACCATCTTTCACATGCCACGCACCTGCCCGGCTTGCGGTGCCGGCACGATTCGGGAAAAAAGCGAAACCGGAGATCCTCTGGAAGCCGCCACCCGGTGCATCAACACGGCCTGCCCGGCCCAATTGAAGGAACGCATCAAGCATTTTGCTGCCAAAGGCGCCTTTAATATCGAAGGCCTCGGCGACAAACTCGTGGAGCAACTGGTGGAAAAAGGGCTGATAGTTTCCAGCGCAGACCTTTTTCTGCTGAATCGATATACGCTAAGCGCACTGGATCGGATGGGGGCTAAATCAGCGCAAAACCTCATCGACGCTATCGAAAAAAGCAAATCCGTCTCCTTTGACCGGTTTCTCTTCGGGCTGGGCATTCGCTACGTGGGAGAAAACGTCGCACAAATCCTTTCCGGACACTACCGCCATATCGATGACCTAGCCTTCGCCACCGAAGAAGAACTCACCGCCATCGACGGCATCGGCGGCGTCATCGCGAAAAGCATCGTCGCTTTTTTTCAACATGCCGGGAACAAAGATCTCGTCACCCGGCTTTTGGAAAACGGCGTCGTCATCTCCTATCAGAAAGAAAAACCCGCCGGCGCCGCCCCCCTGTCCGGCAAAACATTTGTACTCACCGGCACCCTGAGCAGCATGCCCCGCAGCGAAGCCAAAATGAAAATCACCGCCCTGGGCGGCAAGGTCGCCGGCTCCGTCAGCAGCAAAACCGATTATCTTGTGGCCGGCTCGGATTCCGGGTCCAAACTTGCCAAAGCCGAAAGCCTGGGAGTGACGGTGATCGATGAGGCCACGCTGATGAATCTGCTGTCCTAA
- a CDS encoding AbrB/MazE/SpoVT family DNA-binding domain-containing protein, with protein MHTVTVSPKFQVVIPKLIRDALHLRPGQKIKIMEYDGRIELIPDRDISELKGFLKGINTEFVREDDRL; from the coding sequence ATGCATACTGTTACAGTTTCACCAAAATTCCAAGTTGTTATCCCAAAGTTAATAAGGGATGCATTGCACCTTCGCCCCGGCCAAAAGATTAAGATTATGGAGTATGATGGGCGAATAGAGCTAATACCTGATCGAGACATATCTGAGCTAAAAGGTTTCCTTAAGGGAATTAATACGGAGTTTGTTCGCGAGGATGACAGATTATGA
- a CDS encoding FAD-dependent oxidoreductase, with protein MAENILIIGAVAVGPKSACRFKRLCQNGNVTIIDQDDMISYGGCGIPYYISGDVSDESELRSTSFHMVRDERFFRDDKGVTALTGTKALNIDRRNKTVRIRENNGNEKDLSYDKLVIGVGTRPRELNIPGTGLKNVYRVGNLHDAIQIKEKITAGQVKKAVVIGGGFIGLEMAEALADMWQIETTVVEFCDQIMPGFVSKSLALMARKRMEAEGVAFYLGECVEALEGAEAVERVRTNQRTLEADLVIMAVGVAPNTQLAADAGLEIGPNGFIVVNDHMQTSDPDIYAGGDCVQITNLVTGKPGFFPLGSMANRQGRVIGTNLAGGNAVFPGGVGSFVVKTFDMALAGAGLSDETARKQGFDAVGIQVSQFDRAHFYPEKEIIYLELVVDRKTRRVLGIQGFGGQNSGMFARVNAVATILQYHPTVEAVSNLEIAYSPPFASAMDIVNALGNAAENFLDGRYAPMTFEEFEACWQHRGQNDCLFLDCRAYGDAKVFEAKYPESWKSIPHNELMQRMDEVPRDKKLILVCNTGVRSYEAQINLRAKGFDDTVSVGAGVASLKQCGMNFETE; from the coding sequence ATGGCTGAAAACATACTAATTATCGGTGCGGTAGCGGTGGGTCCCAAGTCGGCATGTCGGTTTAAAAGGCTTTGTCAGAACGGAAATGTCACCATCATTGACCAGGATGACATGATATCCTACGGCGGGTGCGGCATTCCTTACTATATATCCGGAGATGTGAGTGATGAATCGGAACTCCGGTCGACGAGTTTTCATATGGTCCGGGATGAGCGGTTTTTCCGCGACGACAAGGGCGTGACCGCCCTGACCGGTACCAAGGCTCTGAACATCGACCGGCGAAACAAGACCGTTCGTATCCGGGAAAATAACGGCAATGAAAAAGACCTTTCCTATGACAAGCTGGTGATCGGCGTCGGAACCCGGCCCCGGGAGCTCAACATTCCGGGAACAGGGTTGAAAAATGTTTACAGAGTGGGCAACCTTCATGACGCCATTCAGATCAAGGAGAAAATTACAGCCGGTCAGGTAAAAAAGGCGGTGGTCATCGGCGGCGGATTTATCGGTCTGGAAATGGCTGAGGCGCTGGCGGATATGTGGCAGATCGAAACCACGGTGGTGGAGTTCTGCGATCAGATCATGCCCGGTTTTGTCAGCAAAAGCCTGGCCCTCATGGCCCGAAAACGCATGGAGGCCGAAGGCGTAGCCTTTTATCTGGGAGAATGCGTGGAAGCGCTGGAAGGGGCTGAGGCGGTGGAGAGGGTTCGGACCAACCAACGCACACTTGAGGCGGATCTGGTCATCATGGCGGTGGGCGTGGCGCCGAACACGCAACTGGCGGCGGATGCCGGGCTTGAGATCGGGCCGAACGGGTTTATCGTGGTCAACGATCATATGCAGACATCGGACCCGGACATCTATGCCGGTGGCGACTGTGTGCAAATTACGAATCTGGTGACGGGGAAACCCGGTTTTTTCCCTCTGGGTTCCATGGCGAATCGCCAGGGGCGCGTCATCGGCACGAATCTGGCCGGTGGAAATGCCGTGTTTCCGGGAGGGGTGGGCAGCTTTGTGGTGAAAACATTCGATATGGCCCTGGCGGGTGCGGGCCTGTCCGATGAAACCGCCAGAAAACAGGGATTTGATGCGGTTGGGATTCAAGTGTCCCAGTTTGACAGAGCCCATTTTTATCCGGAAAAGGAAATTATTTACCTTGAGCTCGTGGTGGACCGGAAAACGCGCCGGGTCTTGGGCATTCAGGGCTTCGGCGGGCAGAACAGCGGCATGTTCGCCCGGGTCAACGCGGTGGCCACGATTCTTCAATACCACCCCACGGTGGAGGCCGTCAGTAATCTGGAGATAGCCTATTCGCCCCCGTTCGCCTCAGCCATGGATATTGTTAACGCCCTGGGCAATGCCGCCGAAAACTTTTTGGACGGCCGGTATGCGCCCATGACTTTCGAAGAGTTTGAGGCATGCTGGCAACATCGCGGCCAAAACGATTGCCTGTTTCTGGACTGCCGGGCCTATGGCGATGCCAAAGTGTTTGAGGCAAAATATCCGGAAAGCTGGAAAAGCATTCCTCACAATGAACTGATGCAGCGAATGGATGAAGTGCCCAGGGATAAAAAACTGATTCTGGTCTGCAATACCGGGGTTCGTTCCTATGAGGCGCAGATCAATCTGCGGGCCAAAGGCTTTGACGATACGGTCAGTGTCGGAGCCGGTGTCGCTTCCCTCAAGCAATGCGGAATGAACTTTGAAACGGAGTAA
- a CDS encoding PAS domain S-box protein — protein MISTEFDIAQFVQAAGDAIIAANADGAIIFWNSAAERIFGYTKDEALGHSLDMIIPERLRKRHWEGYRQVVQSGRTRYGSEVLRVPAVRKDERPLSIAFTVALLFSPSAQLQAIAAIIRDDTTHWNEERALRQQLAGLKAKNS, from the coding sequence GTGATTAGTACCGAATTCGACATCGCGCAATTTGTGCAAGCGGCGGGGGATGCAATCATAGCGGCAAATGCAGACGGCGCGATAATCTTTTGGAATTCAGCGGCGGAACGAATCTTTGGGTACACGAAAGACGAGGCGCTCGGTCATTCGCTTGATATGATTATTCCGGAGCGTCTTCGAAAGCGGCACTGGGAAGGATATCGACAAGTGGTTCAATCCGGCCGAACCCGGTATGGTAGCGAAGTGCTTCGTGTACCTGCTGTACGTAAAGACGAGCGGCCTCTTTCGATTGCGTTCACGGTTGCGCTGCTTTTCTCCCCGAGCGCACAATTGCAGGCTATTGCCGCGATCATACGTGATGATACCACCCACTGGAACGAGGAGCGCGCGCTTCGCCAACAGCTGGCCGGGTTAAAAGCCAAGAATAGTTGA
- a CDS encoding type II toxin-antitoxin system VapC family toxin, translating to MNIVDSSGWLEYFSGGINSENFASPLQDPSSLIVPVITIYEVFKVALRESGENEALQAVAAMQQGTIIDLTASIAINASKLSLRYSLPIADSIILSTAQAYECLIWTQDSDFENLPGVKFFPKTKVGPTTT from the coding sequence ATGAATATTGTTGACTCATCGGGGTGGCTTGAATATTTTTCAGGGGGGATCAATTCGGAAAACTTTGCATCCCCTCTTCAAGATCCATCATCTTTAATTGTGCCCGTAATCACTATATATGAAGTGTTCAAAGTGGCGTTGCGTGAGTCTGGCGAAAATGAAGCCCTTCAAGCCGTGGCTGCGATGCAACAAGGTACGATTATTGATCTTACCGCAAGTATCGCAATCAATGCTTCTAAGCTCAGCTTGCGGTATAGCCTTCCCATAGCTGACAGTATTATTTTATCTACTGCTCAAGCGTATGAGTGTTTAATCTGGACACAAGATTCAGACTTTGAAAATTTACCAGGCGTTAAATTTTTCCCCAAAACAAAGGTTGGGCCAACAACCACATGA
- a CDS encoding BrnT family toxin translates to MEFEFDPKKSDINKNKHGIDFIEAQELWNDPDLLEIPAKTSDEVRFLVIGKISDKHWTGIITYRNDNMRIISVRRARNEEIEIYES, encoded by the coding sequence ATGGAATTTGAATTTGACCCTAAAAAATCGGATATCAATAAAAATAAGCATGGGATTGATTTTATTGAGGCCCAAGAGCTTTGGAATGATCCTGATTTATTAGAAATTCCTGCGAAAACAAGCGATGAAGTAAGATTTCTGGTAATTGGCAAAATAAGCGACAAACACTGGACTGGGATTATTACATATCGCAATGATAATATGCGTATCATCTCAGTACGGCGTGCCAGAAATGAGGAGATTGAGATTTATGAAAGCTAA
- a CDS encoding DUF1254 domain-containing protein, with translation MIKRTRLIALGCIIALLALPQIQAHAQDKIGAAEARAIAVDAYIYFYPLVSMDITRLQSTNVEPGREFAKGPMNMFVSVPEYPPADLKIVVRVNFDTLYSVAWLDLTKEPLIVSSPDTDGRYYLLPMLDMWTDVFASPGWRTTGTQAGNFLVTPPGWTGEVPSGFSHIPAPTPYVWVIGRTKTDGSADYPAVNKIQAGYKVTPLSGWGKPPAQMTVKIDPSVDMKTAPKTQVDNMPADKYFAYAAELMKLNPPHVTDQPIIAQMKRLGIEPGKSFDMNNVDTVIRGALEAAPAEGQKLMAWKLPTLARVANGWSMNTDTMGVYGNYYLKRAIVTQQGLGANLPEDAIYPLNLGDAAGKPLNGANKYTIHFAKGATPPVNAFWSITLYDAEGFQVGNALNRFALSSYMPFKTNADGSLDLYFQNESPGKDLEANWLPAPKEPFNLTMRLYAPTPEALTGKWNPPPVQQVP, from the coding sequence ATGATAAAACGCACAAGACTCATCGCGCTGGGGTGCATCATAGCGCTGCTTGCGCTTCCACAGATCCAAGCTCACGCCCAAGACAAGATCGGCGCAGCGGAGGCGCGTGCCATCGCCGTGGACGCCTATATCTACTTCTATCCGCTGGTATCGATGGACATTACCCGTCTGCAAAGCACGAACGTTGAACCCGGAAGAGAGTTCGCCAAGGGACCGATGAACATGTTCGTCAGCGTCCCGGAGTACCCGCCTGCCGATCTGAAAATCGTCGTGCGCGTCAACTTCGACACGCTCTATTCCGTCGCCTGGTTGGACCTGACGAAGGAACCGCTGATCGTCTCCTCACCGGATACCGATGGCCGTTACTACCTGCTGCCAATGCTCGACATGTGGACTGACGTTTTCGCTTCGCCGGGTTGGCGAACTACAGGCACTCAGGCCGGCAACTTCCTTGTCACGCCTCCCGGCTGGACGGGCGAGGTGCCGAGCGGCTTCTCACACATTCCCGCACCGACGCCATATGTCTGGGTAATCGGCCGCACCAAGACTGATGGCTCCGCCGATTACCCTGCTGTTAATAAGATCCAGGCGGGCTACAAAGTCACCCCGCTCTCGGGTTGGGGCAAGCCGCCCGCCCAGATGACTGTAAAAATCGATCCAAGTGTGGACATGAAGACCGCGCCCAAGACCCAGGTCGACAACATGCCCGCAGATAAGTACTTCGCCTATGCAGCGGAACTGATGAAACTGAATCCACCTCATGTCACCGACCAGCCGATCATTGCGCAGATGAAGCGCCTTGGAATCGAACCTGGCAAGAGTTTCGATATGAACAACGTTGACACGGTGATTCGAGGCGCCCTCGAAGCCGCCCCGGCTGAAGGCCAGAAACTCATGGCGTGGAAACTGCCGACGTTGGCCCGGGTCGCCAACGGCTGGTCGATGAACACCGACACAATGGGCGTGTACGGCAACTACTACCTCAAGCGCGCCATCGTCACCCAGCAGGGCCTTGGTGCGAACCTCCCCGAGGATGCGATCTATCCGCTAAACCTCGGCGATGCAGCCGGCAAGCCGCTGAATGGCGCGAACAAGTACACCATTCACTTCGCCAAGGGCGCAACACCGCCCGTGAACGCCTTCTGGTCGATCACGCTCTATGACGCAGAGGGCTTCCAAGTTGGCAACGCGCTGAATCGCTTCGCGCTCAGCAGTTACATGCCGTTCAAGACCAATGCCGATGGTTCGCTCGATCTGTATTTCCAGAACGAAAGTCCCGGCAAGGATCTGGAGGCCAATTGGCTTCCCGCGCCCAAAGAGCCGTTCAACCTGACCATGCGTCTCTACGCCCCGACGCCCGAGGCTCTCACCGGCAAATGGAACCCTCCGCCGGTGCAGCAAGTGCCCTAG
- a CDS encoding DsrE family protein — protein sequence MKKIRNITMVLAIVCLVLATFSASDALSDEHDLLKGVNATPVLFDMRDGNPKSAVIHLNLIYDTFQELSAAKKNPEFVVVFMAGSVKLISSDHSGFDAEVQTSLKEIPGIISKLSEAGIRMEVCLFAVKVMGVDPTSLLPKIERVGNGWISEIAYQTKGYSLVPVY from the coding sequence ATGAAAAAGATACGAAATATAACCATGGTATTGGCAATCGTATGTTTAGTCCTGGCAACTTTTAGTGCGTCAGATGCATTGTCTGACGAACATGATCTTCTGAAAGGGGTCAATGCCACCCCCGTTCTATTCGATATGAGGGATGGAAATCCAAAATCCGCCGTCATTCACCTGAATCTCATTTACGATACCTTCCAGGAATTGAGCGCCGCCAAAAAGAATCCTGAGTTTGTGGTCGTTTTCATGGCCGGTTCGGTCAAACTGATTTCCAGTGACCACAGCGGATTTGATGCCGAAGTGCAAACTTCGCTGAAAGAGATTCCCGGTATCATTTCCAAATTGTCGGAGGCGGGCATTCGTATGGAAGTATGTCTGTTTGCCGTAAAGGTTATGGGGGTTGACCCGACCTCGCTTCTGCCGAAAATAGAACGGGTGGGAAACGGCTGGATATCAGAGATCGCTTATCAGACCAAGGGCTATTCGTTGGTTCCGGTCTATTGA
- a CDS encoding GntR family transcriptional regulator, with the protein MPLNQNIPLFFRLYHKIKHDILKGEILKGSKIATIEELARQHGMSQTSVRKSLDLLEREGLLIKKQGWGTVVPENLDLRFFDLATLISSRESISEAKMAKAESISSEWVETTPRLRGLLNIKDAASNQVVLKVYCRITFTGKWKFKAFISYYLPKRWMRIAKVKESTSAAALIVSITKWMESSPLLMKESLVPYLCTDETAEFLDIPDGTPVFYHTVSMTDNKRDLCICWDMISSANIFLRNVDLNAAVSNSPLHSPIVSK; encoded by the coding sequence TTGCCTTTAAACCAAAATATACCACTCTTTTTCCGCCTCTACCATAAAATCAAGCATGATATCCTTAAAGGTGAAATTCTGAAGGGCTCTAAAATTGCTACGATAGAGGAACTGGCGCGTCAACATGGCATGTCACAAACAAGCGTTCGAAAAAGCCTTGATCTTCTCGAAAGGGAGGGACTTCTTATCAAAAAACAAGGCTGGGGAACGGTTGTGCCTGAAAATTTGGATTTGCGTTTTTTTGATTTAGCAACATTAATCAGTTCGCGAGAGTCGATTTCAGAGGCAAAAATGGCGAAGGCCGAATCCATTAGTTCAGAATGGGTGGAAACCACCCCTCGGCTAAGAGGCCTATTGAACATTAAAGACGCTGCTTCAAACCAGGTGGTATTAAAAGTATATTGTCGGATTACGTTCACCGGAAAATGGAAGTTCAAGGCATTCATCTCTTACTATTTGCCGAAAAGATGGATGCGGATTGCCAAAGTTAAAGAATCGACGTCGGCTGCGGCACTCATTGTATCCATAACAAAGTGGATGGAATCTAGTCCGTTACTTATGAAAGAATCCCTTGTGCCATATCTTTGCACGGACGAGACTGCTGAATTCTTAGATATTCCGGACGGCACACCGGTTTTCTATCATACGGTTTCCATGACCGACAACAAACGTGACCTTTGTATCTGTTGGGACATGATAAGCTCGGCAAATATTTTTCTTCGGAATGTGGATTTGAATGCAGCCGTTAGCAATTCTCCGCTGCATTCACCCATCGTGTCGAAGTGA